One window from the genome of Pseudonocardia hierapolitana encodes:
- a CDS encoding CHAT domain-containing protein, protein MRERLLAAIVARLEAGGPDAVLAEEARAELDELLGVLAVPDGLDAGVAYVAGGFHLARAELLGAGAEQDWQTAAVLLLPVLLSHPDALPEEVRHWLEPAREACEQAGDAPAQVLGRALADVTWLLVQRLARRSEDDRDGLVAGLAEQAVRLLPAGHEARPAALCALGYALMGGADLLVAGAREERLDRMATVFREGLDALASGVEPYARCAYGLASVLAMKAEPAGDRPMMAEAERLFRIAAAPESGGDPDLIRNAAEAARAAEAWGRPGGMLGHMHQVLAQLEETDRQLDGLRAGLHRERAERGGTAEFDRALSELDKARRDIDAQRHQIRELLADLERRHRQPGPRRAPGEDELAERLMAALQQQSGSDSRVADAMATSPQYFRDLAYLAQSAARALDDVSREFWLGPGSGGGRAPLLALEHTPPADRSDLDEIVQLHERALRELTPDTPEYTQLQVSYLALTTEQITDPDARARELPERTPLLMQAVTTMLEQQFADTGQVHGAVAMGTAASSPFEMMAETNDTIARSRLKLSALPPDHPDRRAEQIALARALFNRYLVTTEDAAFHDAVDAARQTISADQTPDAALLHLWGMTALVRDPADHQAQSAAVAPVSNPFVTLRIGDGDGEGALTAWETGRAHLLTSALITRHELDRLQAADPGLAARIVAVRERMRAGSLFATNPPAEWNALLEQIRALPGFDRFLLPPTVTFAELAPAAAHGPVIAVNVDHSRCDALVLRDGAAAVVPLPRLRLDQLAEQADAFRAAIGMLASPEPDPLVRGMAGRVVVDTLAWLWDVLAEPALEAAGATVHPGGGAPWPRVWWSVGGPLSFLPLHAAGRHDVPGASVLDRAVSSYTPTVRALLHSRARPTPTGPRTALAVAMPETPDHAALPATAREATAFAAGFTGRGVSPEVLVGPAATGEAVRAALPRAAFAHFACHASSDPLNAEASHLLLHDGPLPVTELSRLPLEGAELAYLSACATARGSATLADEAVHLASAFQLAGYAQAIGTLWEVGDELAAHIAEQVHHELARTTGTAGRPPAAHALHAVIRRLRAERPDAPWTWASHVHSGA, encoded by the coding sequence GTGCGTGAGCGGCTCCTCGCGGCAATCGTCGCCCGGCTCGAGGCGGGTGGTCCCGACGCGGTACTCGCCGAGGAGGCACGTGCCGAGCTCGACGAGCTCCTCGGTGTCCTGGCGGTTCCCGATGGCCTGGACGCGGGTGTGGCGTACGTGGCGGGAGGGTTCCACCTGGCGCGGGCCGAGCTGCTCGGTGCCGGCGCCGAGCAGGACTGGCAGACAGCCGCGGTCCTCCTCCTGCCGGTGCTGCTGAGCCATCCGGACGCGCTGCCGGAGGAGGTGCGGCATTGGCTGGAGCCGGCGCGGGAGGCGTGCGAACAGGCAGGCGACGCCCCGGCTCAGGTCCTCGGCCGGGCGCTGGCCGACGTGACCTGGCTGCTGGTCCAACGGCTGGCACGGCGTTCCGAGGACGACCGGGACGGGCTGGTGGCCGGGCTCGCCGAGCAGGCGGTGCGCCTGCTTCCGGCGGGACACGAAGCCCGGCCCGCCGCACTCTGCGCGCTCGGCTACGCGCTGATGGGCGGCGCGGATCTGCTCGTCGCCGGCGCCCGCGAGGAGCGTCTGGACCGGATGGCCACGGTCTTCCGGGAGGGGTTGGACGCCCTCGCGTCCGGCGTCGAGCCCTATGCGCGGTGCGCGTACGGCCTCGCCTCCGTGCTGGCCATGAAGGCGGAGCCGGCCGGGGACCGGCCGATGATGGCGGAGGCCGAACGCCTGTTCCGGATCGCGGCGGCCCCGGAGTCCGGCGGCGACCCGGACCTGATCCGGAACGCCGCGGAGGCGGCGCGCGCCGCCGAGGCCTGGGGACGGCCGGGCGGGATGCTCGGACACATGCATCAGGTGCTCGCCCAGCTGGAGGAGACCGACCGGCAGTTGGACGGGCTGCGCGCGGGGCTGCACCGGGAACGTGCGGAGCGGGGTGGGACCGCTGAGTTCGATCGCGCACTGTCCGAGCTCGACAAGGCGCGCAGGGACATCGACGCGCAGCGACACCAGATCCGCGAGCTGCTCGCCGATCTGGAACGCAGGCACCGGCAGCCCGGCCCGCGCCGGGCACCCGGTGAGGACGAGCTCGCGGAGCGGCTGATGGCCGCGCTCCAGCAACAGTCGGGCAGTGACTCGCGCGTGGCCGATGCAATGGCGACGAGCCCCCAGTACTTCCGCGACCTGGCGTACCTCGCGCAGTCGGCCGCCCGGGCGCTCGACGACGTGTCGCGGGAGTTCTGGTTGGGGCCGGGTTCCGGAGGCGGGCGAGCGCCCCTGCTGGCACTCGAGCACACGCCACCCGCGGACCGCAGCGACCTCGACGAGATCGTCCAGCTCCACGAGCGTGCGCTGCGCGAGCTGACGCCGGACACACCCGAGTACACCCAGCTTCAGGTCAGCTACCTCGCGCTCACCACGGAGCAGATCACCGATCCCGACGCCCGGGCACGGGAGCTCCCCGAGCGGACACCGCTGCTCATGCAGGCGGTGACGACGATGCTGGAGCAGCAGTTCGCCGACACCGGCCAGGTGCACGGCGCCGTCGCCATGGGCACCGCTGCGTCGTCGCCGTTCGAGATGATGGCCGAGACCAACGACACGATCGCGCGGAGCCGGCTGAAGCTCTCCGCCCTGCCGCCCGATCACCCGGACCGGCGCGCCGAGCAGATCGCGCTCGCTCGCGCGCTCTTCAACCGCTACCTGGTCACCACTGAGGACGCGGCGTTCCACGACGCGGTCGACGCGGCTCGGCAGACGATCAGCGCCGATCAGACCCCCGATGCCGCCCTGCTCCATCTCTGGGGAATGACGGCTCTCGTGCGCGACCCGGCCGACCACCAGGCGCAGTCCGCCGCCGTCGCGCCCGTGAGCAATCCGTTCGTCACCCTCAGGATCGGCGACGGTGACGGCGAGGGCGCCCTGACGGCCTGGGAGACCGGCCGGGCCCACCTGCTGACGTCCGCACTGATCACCCGGCACGAGCTGGACCGGCTGCAGGCCGCCGACCCCGGCCTGGCCGCCCGGATCGTGGCGGTGCGTGAGCGCATGCGCGCCGGCTCCCTCTTCGCGACGAACCCTCCCGCGGAGTGGAACGCCCTGCTCGAACAGATCCGGGCCCTGCCCGGGTTCGACCGGTTCCTGCTGCCGCCGACGGTCACCTTCGCCGAGCTGGCGCCGGCCGCCGCGCACGGCCCCGTGATCGCCGTGAACGTGGACCACTCCCGCTGCGATGCCCTGGTACTGCGGGACGGCGCCGCGGCGGTGGTGCCGCTGCCCCGGTTGCGGCTGGACCAGCTGGCGGAGCAGGCCGACGCGTTCCGCGCCGCGATCGGAATGCTCGCCTCGCCGGAGCCGGATCCGCTGGTGCGCGGCATGGCCGGGCGCGTCGTCGTCGACACGCTCGCCTGGTTGTGGGACGTGCTGGCCGAGCCGGCCCTGGAGGCGGCGGGGGCGACGGTGCACCCGGGCGGCGGGGCGCCGTGGCCGCGGGTGTGGTGGTCGGTGGGCGGGCCGCTGAGCTTCCTCCCGCTGCATGCCGCCGGCCGTCACGACGTTCCCGGCGCGTCCGTGCTGGACCGTGCCGTCTCGTCGTACACACCAACCGTGCGCGCCCTGCTGCATAGCCGGGCGCGACCCACGCCGACCGGGCCGCGCACCGCGCTGGCGGTCGCCATGCCGGAGACGCCGGACCACGCCGCGCTGCCCGCCACGGCGCGCGAGGCCACGGCCTTCGCCGCCGGGTTCACCGGCAGGGGAGTCTCCCCGGAGGTGCTGGTCGGGCCCGCCGCCACCGGGGAAGCGGTGCGGGCGGCGTTGCCGAGGGCGGCGTTCGCGCACTTCGCGTGCCACGCCAGCAGCGACCCGCTGAACGCCGAGGCGAGCCACCTGCTGCTGCACGACGGGCCGCTGCCCGTCACCGAGCTGAGCCGGCTGCCGTTGGAGGGCGCGGAGCTGGCGTACCTCTCCGCGTGCGCCACCGCACGGGGCAGCGCCACCCTCGCCGACGAGGCCGTGCACCTGGCGTCGGCGTTCCAGCTGGCCGGATACGCACAGGCGATCGGCACGCTGTGGGAGGTCGGCGACGAGCTCGCCGCGCACATCGCCGAGCAGGTGCACCACGAACTGGCCCGAACCACCGGTACGGCGGGCCGGCCCCCGGCCGCGCACGCCCTGCACGCGGTGATCCGCCGGTTGCGTGCCGAGCGGCCCGACGCCCCGTGGACGTGGGCCTCGCACGTGCACAGCGGCGCCTGA